A genome region from Gossypium hirsutum isolate 1008001.06 chromosome A04, Gossypium_hirsutum_v2.1, whole genome shotgun sequence includes the following:
- the LOC107948385 gene encoding heme-binding-like protein At3g10130, chloroplastic isoform X2 has product MAAQSLARTLILSSTLTPNINPPSFNCLKSMAPTVNTTTTFAPLQRRTMSAFEARISLVFALASQASSVSQRLLMDLASETAKYVFPKRFESQNLEEALMAVPDLETVRFKVLNRADKYEIREVEPYFIAETTMPGKTGFDFNGSSQSFNVLAEYLFGKNTSKEKMEMTTPVITSRTRSDGERMEMTTPVITKKVENQDKWQMSFVMPSKYGSTLPLPKDPSVRIKEVPRKVVAVVAFSGFVTDEEVKRRELRLRDALKNDSGFRVKEGTSVEVSQYNPPFTLPFTRRNEIALELEKKKE; this is encoded by the exons ATGGCAGCTCAATCTCTTGCCAGAACCCTAATTCTTTCTTCAACCCTAACCCCTAATATCAACCCACCATCCTTCAACTGCCTCAAGTCTATGGCCCCGACGGTGAACACAACAACCACCTTCGCTCCGCTGCAGAGACGAACCATGTCTGCGTTCGAAGCTCGAATCTCCCTTGTCTTCGCTCTCGCTTCTCAAGCTTCCTCTGTCTCTCAACGAC TTTTGATGGACTTGGCCTCAGAGACTGCAAAATACGTGTTTCCGAAGAGGTTTGAGAGCCAGAACTTGGAGGAAGCGCTAATGGCAG TCCCTGATCTTGAGACGGTGAGGTTTAAGGTTTTGAATAGGGCAGACAAGTATGAGATAAGGGAAGTAGAG CCTTATTTTATAGCTGAGACAACAATGCCAGGGAAGACTGGATTTGATTTTAATGGTTCATCTCAGTCTTTCAATGTTTTAGCTGAGTACCTGTTTGGTAAG AATACTAGTAAGGAGAAAATGGAGATGACTACCCCTGTTATTACAAGTAGGACTAGATCTGATGGGGAGAGGATGGAAATGACAACACCTGTGATAACGAAGAAG GTGGAAAATCAAGATAAGTGGCAGATGTCATTTGTCATGCCATCCAAGTATGGCTCCACTCTGCCATTACCTAAAGATCCTTCTGTGAGGATCAAGGAGGTGCCAAGGAAAGTAGTTGCAGTTGTTGCTTTCTCAG GTTTTGTCACTGATGAAGAAGTTAAACGAAGGGAATTGAGATTAAGAGATGCTCTGAAAAATGACAGCGGGTTTCGAGTTAAAGAAGGTACTTCTGTGGAAGTTTCACAG TACAATCCACCATTTACGCTTCCATTTACCCGCCGTAATGAGATAGCATTGGAactagaaaagaagaaagaatag
- the LOC107948385 gene encoding heme-binding-like protein At3g10130, chloroplastic isoform X4: MAAQSLARTLILSSTLTPNINPPSFNCLKSMAPTVNTTTTFAPLQRRTMSAFEARISLVFALASQASSVSQRLLMDLASETAKYVFPKRFESQNLEEALMAVPDLETVRFKVLNRADKYEIREVEPYFIAETTMPGKTGFDFNGSSQSFNVLAEYLFGKNTSKEKMEMTTPVITSRTRSDGERMEMTTPVITKKVENQDKWQMSFVMPSKYGSTLPLPKDPSVRIKEVPRKVVAVVAFSGFVTDEEVKRRELRLRDALKNDSGFRVKEVQSTIYASIYPP; encoded by the exons ATGGCAGCTCAATCTCTTGCCAGAACCCTAATTCTTTCTTCAACCCTAACCCCTAATATCAACCCACCATCCTTCAACTGCCTCAAGTCTATGGCCCCGACGGTGAACACAACAACCACCTTCGCTCCGCTGCAGAGACGAACCATGTCTGCGTTCGAAGCTCGAATCTCCCTTGTCTTCGCTCTCGCTTCTCAAGCTTCCTCTGTCTCTCAACGAC TTTTGATGGACTTGGCCTCAGAGACTGCAAAATACGTGTTTCCGAAGAGGTTTGAGAGCCAGAACTTGGAGGAAGCGCTAATGGCAG TCCCTGATCTTGAGACGGTGAGGTTTAAGGTTTTGAATAGGGCAGACAAGTATGAGATAAGGGAAGTAGAG CCTTATTTTATAGCTGAGACAACAATGCCAGGGAAGACTGGATTTGATTTTAATGGTTCATCTCAGTCTTTCAATGTTTTAGCTGAGTACCTGTTTGGTAAG AATACTAGTAAGGAGAAAATGGAGATGACTACCCCTGTTATTACAAGTAGGACTAGATCTGATGGGGAGAGGATGGAAATGACAACACCTGTGATAACGAAGAAG GTGGAAAATCAAGATAAGTGGCAGATGTCATTTGTCATGCCATCCAAGTATGGCTCCACTCTGCCATTACCTAAAGATCCTTCTGTGAGGATCAAGGAGGTGCCAAGGAAAGTAGTTGCAGTTGTTGCTTTCTCAG GTTTTGTCACTGATGAAGAAGTTAAACGAAGGGAATTGAGATTAAGAGATGCTCTGAAAAATGACAGCGGGTTTCGAGTTAAAGAAG TACAATCCACCATTTACGCTTCCATTTACCCGCCGTAA
- the LOC107948387 gene encoding uncharacterized protein translates to MGSKERAGINVIFECYKGIAIITLFKYQQINTSNILDSVTQPFMIKVCFLLQATAKQNKAMGNCLAQQQKLIRVMKTDGKILEYQPPIKVEQVLSDFLAHAISDTFSGFHHFQPDANMLPGHLYYLVPLPSTAINKCKEKKVRFLNPEVNDDDKGSPGVVRIKLIITKQELQELIQKQGVTVQDMVSQIHKSDAIGNSGGWKWKPVLESIDEVN, encoded by the coding sequence ATGGGGTCCAAAGAAAGGGCAGGCATTAATgtaatatttgaatgttataagGGCATTGCCATAATCACTTTGTTTAAATACCAAcaaattaacacttcaaacatccTCGATTCAGTAACTCAACCTTTCATGATAAAAGTCTGTTTTCTATTGCAAGCAACTGCAAAACAAAACAAAGCCATGGGGAATTGCTTAGCTCAACAACAGAAGCTAATCAGAGTTATGAAAACTGATGGAAAAATCCTTGAATATCAACCACCCATCAAAGTTGAACAAGTTTTATCAGACTTCCTTGCTCATGCTATCTCTGATACATTCTCTGGCTTCCACCATTTTCAGCCTGATGCTAACATGCTCCCCGGCCACCTATATTACCTTGTACCTCTTCCATCAACAGCAATCAATAAGTGCAAGGAAAAGAAGGTACGGTTTTTGAATCCAGAAGTGAATGATGATGATAAAGGAAGCCCTGGTGTCGTAAGAATTAAGTTGATAATCACTAAGCAAGAATTGCAGGAGCTGATTCAAAAACAAGGAGTTACAGTTCAGGATATGGTGTCTCAGATACACAAATCGGATGCTATTGGTAACAGCGGAGGGTGGAAGTGGAAGCCTGTTTTGGAAAGTATAGATGAAGTAAACTAG
- the LOC107948385 gene encoding heme-binding-like protein At3g10130, chloroplastic isoform X6 produces the protein MAAQSLARTLILSSTLTPNINPPSFNCLKSMAPTVNTTTTFAPLQRRTMSAFEARISLVFALASQASSVSQRLLMDLASETAKYVFPKRFESQNLEEALMAVPDLETVRFKVLNRADKYEIREVENTSKEKMEMTTPVITSRTRSDGERMEMTTPVITKKVENQDKWQMSFVMPSKYGSTLPLPKDPSVRIKEVPRKVVAVVAFSGFVTDEEVKRRELRLRDALKNDSGFRVKEGTSVEVSQYNPPFTLPFTRRNEIALELEKKKE, from the exons ATGGCAGCTCAATCTCTTGCCAGAACCCTAATTCTTTCTTCAACCCTAACCCCTAATATCAACCCACCATCCTTCAACTGCCTCAAGTCTATGGCCCCGACGGTGAACACAACAACCACCTTCGCTCCGCTGCAGAGACGAACCATGTCTGCGTTCGAAGCTCGAATCTCCCTTGTCTTCGCTCTCGCTTCTCAAGCTTCCTCTGTCTCTCAACGAC TTTTGATGGACTTGGCCTCAGAGACTGCAAAATACGTGTTTCCGAAGAGGTTTGAGAGCCAGAACTTGGAGGAAGCGCTAATGGCAG TCCCTGATCTTGAGACGGTGAGGTTTAAGGTTTTGAATAGGGCAGACAAGTATGAGATAAGGGAAGTAGAG AATACTAGTAAGGAGAAAATGGAGATGACTACCCCTGTTATTACAAGTAGGACTAGATCTGATGGGGAGAGGATGGAAATGACAACACCTGTGATAACGAAGAAG GTGGAAAATCAAGATAAGTGGCAGATGTCATTTGTCATGCCATCCAAGTATGGCTCCACTCTGCCATTACCTAAAGATCCTTCTGTGAGGATCAAGGAGGTGCCAAGGAAAGTAGTTGCAGTTGTTGCTTTCTCAG GTTTTGTCACTGATGAAGAAGTTAAACGAAGGGAATTGAGATTAAGAGATGCTCTGAAAAATGACAGCGGGTTTCGAGTTAAAGAAGGTACTTCTGTGGAAGTTTCACAG TACAATCCACCATTTACGCTTCCATTTACCCGCCGTAATGAGATAGCATTGGAactagaaaagaagaaagaatag
- the LOC107948385 gene encoding heme-binding-like protein At3g10130, chloroplastic isoform X5: MAAQSLARTLILSSTLTPNINPPSFNCLKSMAPTVNTTTTFAPLQRRTMSAFEARISLVFALASQASSVSQRLLMDLASETAKYVFPKRFESQNLEEALMAVPDLETVRFKVLNRADKYEIREVENTSKEKMEMTTPVITSRTRSDGERMEMTTPVITKKVENQDKWQMSFVMPSKYGSTLPLPKDPSVRIKEVPRKVVAVVAFSGFVTDEEVKRRELRLRDALKNDSGFRVKEGTSVEVSQFWLQYNPPFTLPFTRRNEIALELEKKKE, from the exons ATGGCAGCTCAATCTCTTGCCAGAACCCTAATTCTTTCTTCAACCCTAACCCCTAATATCAACCCACCATCCTTCAACTGCCTCAAGTCTATGGCCCCGACGGTGAACACAACAACCACCTTCGCTCCGCTGCAGAGACGAACCATGTCTGCGTTCGAAGCTCGAATCTCCCTTGTCTTCGCTCTCGCTTCTCAAGCTTCCTCTGTCTCTCAACGAC TTTTGATGGACTTGGCCTCAGAGACTGCAAAATACGTGTTTCCGAAGAGGTTTGAGAGCCAGAACTTGGAGGAAGCGCTAATGGCAG TCCCTGATCTTGAGACGGTGAGGTTTAAGGTTTTGAATAGGGCAGACAAGTATGAGATAAGGGAAGTAGAG AATACTAGTAAGGAGAAAATGGAGATGACTACCCCTGTTATTACAAGTAGGACTAGATCTGATGGGGAGAGGATGGAAATGACAACACCTGTGATAACGAAGAAG GTGGAAAATCAAGATAAGTGGCAGATGTCATTTGTCATGCCATCCAAGTATGGCTCCACTCTGCCATTACCTAAAGATCCTTCTGTGAGGATCAAGGAGGTGCCAAGGAAAGTAGTTGCAGTTGTTGCTTTCTCAG GTTTTGTCACTGATGAAGAAGTTAAACGAAGGGAATTGAGATTAAGAGATGCTCTGAAAAATGACAGCGGGTTTCGAGTTAAAGAAGGTACTTCTGTGGAAGTTTCACAG TTTTGGTTGCAGTACAATCCACCATTTACGCTTCCATTTACCCGCCGTAATGAGATAGCATTGGAactagaaaagaagaaagaatag
- the LOC107948385 gene encoding heme-binding-like protein At3g10130, chloroplastic isoform X1, translating to MAAQSLARTLILSSTLTPNINPPSFNCLKSMAPTVNTTTTFAPLQRRTMSAFEARISLVFALASQASSVSQRLLMDLASETAKYVFPKRFESQNLEEALMAVPDLETVRFKVLNRADKYEIREVEPYFIAETTMPGKTGFDFNGSSQSFNVLAEYLFGKNTSKEKMEMTTPVITSRTRSDGERMEMTTPVITKKVENQDKWQMSFVMPSKYGSTLPLPKDPSVRIKEVPRKVVAVVAFSGFVTDEEVKRRELRLRDALKNDSGFRVKEGTSVEVSQFWLQYNPPFTLPFTRRNEIALELEKKKE from the exons ATGGCAGCTCAATCTCTTGCCAGAACCCTAATTCTTTCTTCAACCCTAACCCCTAATATCAACCCACCATCCTTCAACTGCCTCAAGTCTATGGCCCCGACGGTGAACACAACAACCACCTTCGCTCCGCTGCAGAGACGAACCATGTCTGCGTTCGAAGCTCGAATCTCCCTTGTCTTCGCTCTCGCTTCTCAAGCTTCCTCTGTCTCTCAACGAC TTTTGATGGACTTGGCCTCAGAGACTGCAAAATACGTGTTTCCGAAGAGGTTTGAGAGCCAGAACTTGGAGGAAGCGCTAATGGCAG TCCCTGATCTTGAGACGGTGAGGTTTAAGGTTTTGAATAGGGCAGACAAGTATGAGATAAGGGAAGTAGAG CCTTATTTTATAGCTGAGACAACAATGCCAGGGAAGACTGGATTTGATTTTAATGGTTCATCTCAGTCTTTCAATGTTTTAGCTGAGTACCTGTTTGGTAAG AATACTAGTAAGGAGAAAATGGAGATGACTACCCCTGTTATTACAAGTAGGACTAGATCTGATGGGGAGAGGATGGAAATGACAACACCTGTGATAACGAAGAAG GTGGAAAATCAAGATAAGTGGCAGATGTCATTTGTCATGCCATCCAAGTATGGCTCCACTCTGCCATTACCTAAAGATCCTTCTGTGAGGATCAAGGAGGTGCCAAGGAAAGTAGTTGCAGTTGTTGCTTTCTCAG GTTTTGTCACTGATGAAGAAGTTAAACGAAGGGAATTGAGATTAAGAGATGCTCTGAAAAATGACAGCGGGTTTCGAGTTAAAGAAGGTACTTCTGTGGAAGTTTCACAG TTTTGGTTGCAGTACAATCCACCATTTACGCTTCCATTTACCCGCCGTAATGAGATAGCATTGGAactagaaaagaagaaagaatag
- the LOC107948385 gene encoding heme-binding-like protein At3g10130, chloroplastic isoform X3, with protein MAAQSLARTLILSSTLTPNINPPSFNCLKSMAPTVNTTTTFAPLQRRTMSAFEARISLVFALASQASSVSQRLLMDLASETAKYVFPKRFESQNLEEALMAVPDLETVRFKVLNRADKYEIREVEPYFIAETTMPGKTGFDFNGSSQSFNVLAEYLFGKNTSKEKMEMTTPVITSRTRSDGERMEMTTPVITKKVENQDKWQMSFVMPSKYGSTLPLPKDPSVRIKEVPRKVVAVVAFSGFVTDEEVKRRELRLRDALKNDSGFRVKEVLVAVQSTIYASIYPP; from the exons ATGGCAGCTCAATCTCTTGCCAGAACCCTAATTCTTTCTTCAACCCTAACCCCTAATATCAACCCACCATCCTTCAACTGCCTCAAGTCTATGGCCCCGACGGTGAACACAACAACCACCTTCGCTCCGCTGCAGAGACGAACCATGTCTGCGTTCGAAGCTCGAATCTCCCTTGTCTTCGCTCTCGCTTCTCAAGCTTCCTCTGTCTCTCAACGAC TTTTGATGGACTTGGCCTCAGAGACTGCAAAATACGTGTTTCCGAAGAGGTTTGAGAGCCAGAACTTGGAGGAAGCGCTAATGGCAG TCCCTGATCTTGAGACGGTGAGGTTTAAGGTTTTGAATAGGGCAGACAAGTATGAGATAAGGGAAGTAGAG CCTTATTTTATAGCTGAGACAACAATGCCAGGGAAGACTGGATTTGATTTTAATGGTTCATCTCAGTCTTTCAATGTTTTAGCTGAGTACCTGTTTGGTAAG AATACTAGTAAGGAGAAAATGGAGATGACTACCCCTGTTATTACAAGTAGGACTAGATCTGATGGGGAGAGGATGGAAATGACAACACCTGTGATAACGAAGAAG GTGGAAAATCAAGATAAGTGGCAGATGTCATTTGTCATGCCATCCAAGTATGGCTCCACTCTGCCATTACCTAAAGATCCTTCTGTGAGGATCAAGGAGGTGCCAAGGAAAGTAGTTGCAGTTGTTGCTTTCTCAG GTTTTGTCACTGATGAAGAAGTTAAACGAAGGGAATTGAGATTAAGAGATGCTCTGAAAAATGACAGCGGGTTTCGAGTTAAAGAAG TTTTGGTTGCAGTACAATCCACCATTTACGCTTCCATTTACCCGCCGTAA